One genomic window of Terriglobales bacterium includes the following:
- a CDS encoding thioesterase family protein, which translates to MNAGGDHHGRAYESRLRVRYAETDQMGVVYHSNFFIWFEIGRVEMFRAMGFTYESMEQQDGCHLPVADARCRFKAPARYDDEILLRTRLKNVRSSLLHFAYDVLRAADGTLLAEGETVHIVTDAKMNIVPLPAKYRAALEGAMTR; encoded by the coding sequence GTGAACGCCGGCGGCGATCATCACGGGCGGGCCTACGAGTCGCGCCTGCGCGTGCGCTACGCCGAGACCGACCAGATGGGCGTGGTCTATCATTCCAATTTCTTCATCTGGTTCGAGATCGGCAGAGTGGAGATGTTCCGCGCGATGGGCTTCACCTACGAAAGCATGGAGCAGCAGGACGGCTGCCACCTGCCCGTGGCCGACGCCCGCTGCCGCTTCAAGGCCCCGGCGCGCTACGACGACGAGATCTTGCTGCGCACCCGGCTGAAGAACGTGCGCAGCTCCCTGCTGCACTTCGCCTATGACGTGCTGCGGGCGGCGGACGGCACGCTGCTGGCCGAGGGAGAAACCGTGCACATCGTCACCGACGCCAAGATGAACATCGTCCCCCTGCCCGCGAAGTACCGCGCGGCGCTGGAAGGAGCCATGACGCGGTGA